Genomic segment of Nocardiopsis mwathae:
AGGTCCTCGGTGGCGATGTTGCCGGTGGCGTTCGGGGCGAACGGACAGCCGCCGAACCCGCCCACGCTGGAGTCGAGCACGGTCACTCCGCTCTCGACCGCCGCCAGCGCGTTGGCGTAGCCGGTGTTGCGGGTGTTGTGGAAGTGGCAGCGCAGCCGGGCACCGTCGGCGACCTCGCCGACGCGCCGCACCAGGTCGGAGACCTGCCGCGGAACGCCGACGCCGATGGTGTCGGCCAGGGCGATCTCCACCGCACCGGACGCGGCGGCCCGGCGGGCGACCTCCACCACGCGCTCGGGCGCGGTCTCGCCCTCGAACGGGCAGCCGAAGGCGGTGGACACGGTGACGCTCACCGGCATCCCCGCCTCCGCCGCGGCGCGGGCGATGCCGTCGTAGGCCGCCAGCATCTCCTGGACCGTGCAGCCCTGGTTGCGGCGGCAGAACCCGTCGCTGGCGGGGATCGCCACGTTGACCTCGTCCACCCCGGCGGCCAGCGCACGGTCCAGGCCCCGGTGGTTGAGTACCAGCCCGATGTAGGAGGCCCCGGCGCCGCGGTCGACCCCGGCCATGACCTCCTCGGCGCCGGCCATCTGCGGGACCCGCTTGGGGTTGACGAAGCTCACGGCCTCGATCCGGCGGACTCCGGCGGCGACCGCGCGGTCGATCAGCTCGATCTTCTCCGCGACGGACAGGACCCGGTCCTCGTTCTGCAGGCCGTCCCGCGGCCCGACCTCGACGATCTCCACCCGATCGGCCGCCATGGCGCGATCACCTCACTCCCGGGTCCGTGACGACGTCCTCGTCCTCGGTCGCCATCGCGCATCGTGTGCGGCGAATGGTGCCGATGATCACACCGCCAGCCTAATCAACGGCGGTTCGCCGGGCAGGGCCGGGGTTCGGTGTGACGCCGCCGAACGCGATGCGGCCTCCCGCGTAGCCGTCGGCCTCGGCGAACTGCACCGCACACTGGAAACCACCGGCGATCATCGGGTGTACTTCGCCGAGATCGACGGCAGGGCGGGGGCGCGGTCTTCAGCGCAGGGCCAGGGCGGGGCGGATCTCCCAGGTGGTCCACAGCGGCCGGTAGCCCATGCGGTTCCAGAACGGGCCCGACAGCGGGTTGAGCATCGCGTAGTTGAGCAGGGTCACCGCGATCCCGTAGCTGTCGAGCGCCTGGTGCACCTGGCTGACCAGTGCGGTACCGATGCCCTGGCCGCGTTCGTCGGCGGCCACCACGCCGTAGCCGATATGCGCCGCCGGGGAGGCGCTGACCAGCGGAGCCGCCCAGTGGGCGCGCTCGGGCGGGGACGCCCACACCAGGCCGACCGCACGGCCGCCGCGCTCGGCCAGCCAGATCCACGAGGGCGCGCGCCCCAGGGCGCGCGCGACCACGCCCCGGGTCTGCTCGGCGGTCTCGGCCTGGATGAACACGCCGCCGAAGGCCTCCTCGTAGCGGTGCTCCTCCATGAGGAGGCTGACGACCGCGGTCACGTCGCTCGGCCCGGCCAGCCGGATGGAGACGTCGCGCGGCGGCAGCGACGGCGGCACCCCGCGGCGGAAGCCGCGCGCCGCCAGGACGCTGTAGGGCTGCAGCCCGTGGCGCTGCAGCGGCAGCACGCCGCAGACGTCCCGGGAGGGCCAGGTGAGCATCGCCGCGGACTCCGAGCCGGTGCCGGTGGGCAGCGCTTCGAGCTGGTCGCGCCAGTGCGTGAGCAGCGAGTCGAGTGCGCCACCGGGGTCGGGGCCGCCCACGATGGGGGTGAGCCAGTGCTGGTCGGGCACGCCCCATGTGCGCCCGGGCTCGCCCGGCTGGTACCAGGAGTAGCGCATGGTCCCGGCGGCCACCGGCCGACCGGCGCCGTCACTGACCGTCAGCAGCGGGTAGGTGCTGGCGCGCGGACGAGCGGGAACGGGTAGAAGGGGGTCGACCTGATGCCAGCGCTGCGCCACCGAGCTGACCAGCAGATCGAACTCGGCGCTGCGGCTTGACAGGTCGTCATGCCGCACCCGGGCGACATAACCGCTCATCTCACACTCCCCGGCCGCGGTATCGCTACCTGCCCATGTCACGGCCCAGTGGCGCGGCGTGACCAGAACCGACGGGCGACCACGTAGCGTCGCCCCATCACCACTGCAGACCGTATCGCTTCGCTCCGGCTCCGTGCGGGGAGCCGACCGAAGTCACGGAAATCGTTCCGATATCGTCGCCATGCAATTGCACCGCGACAAACCCTGAAAGGGACTACGTTAGCCGATTTCCCAAGGGATCTCGCCACCGGCCCCACGGCGCACACCCGCGCGTGGCGACACGGTCACCCCGCGGCGTCGCCGCCCTGGGTGATTTCGTTGCCCTTTCCGATATCCACTACCCTGGGCTCCTCGCCCGAGTGGTACACGGTGATGTCCGAGCCCGCGAGGGTGACGGCATCGGCGGCGGCCAGATGGATCCGGTTGCCGCTGCCCGAGACGTTGACCGCGCCGCAGGACCCGTGCAGGACGACCGTGGCGTCACTGGACACGACGTTGACCATCCGCCCGGCGCAGTCGTCGACGGTGGTCTCGCCGGTGGAGGTGATGTTCACGGTGTCGCCGAACTCGACGTCGACGCCGTCCTCGGCGAGCGACACGCCGCCGTCCTCGTTGGTCGCGGTGACACCGTCCTCGCCGACCCCGACCCCCGTGCCGTCCTCCCTCTCGTAGGACACGCCGCCCTCATCGATCGACAGCCCGCAGCCCGCCCCCGCCAGGGCTATCAGTGCCGCGGCCGCCGCCACCGCCGGTCCCCGCATCCGCATCCGCATGCGCTTCCCTTCCCCTACCGGACGTCCCGGCGAATCCGGGTTGTCGAGCACGTTGGATGCAACCCTAGCGGGACCGGTTCCGCGATCGCCTACTGCAGACAGAATTCGTTGCCCTCCGGGTCGCGCATGACCATCGCGTACCCCGTGGGCTCATCGACCTCGCGGACCCGGGTGGCACCCAGCGCGACGGCGCGCTCGACCTCCTCGGCGACCCTGGCCCGGCGGCGGTCCCGCGGGAGCCCCGCGGCGACGTTCACGTCCAGGTGCACCCGGTTCTTCGCGGTCTTGACCTCCGGCACCTTCTGCAGGAAGATCCGCGGCCCCACCCCGTGCGGATCGGAGACGGCCCACGCACGGTCGCGCTCGCCCTCGGGGACGCCCAAGGCGTCGAGCGCCTCGTCCCAGGTCGCGAAGCCCGGAGGCGGCGGATCGTCGGTGTAGCCGAGCAGCTCGGCCCAGAAGGCCCCGAGCCGCTTGGGGTCGCGGGCGTCGAAGGTGACCTGGAAGGCGAGTGCCATGGCGGACCGGTCCCGTCTCGTCGCGCCGAACGCCGGAGAACGGCGGACGGCGACCATTGCGATGTCATCGAACGTACATTCGAACACCGTGGCGCGCAATCACCGACACACGACGCGAAACGTCCGGCCCGCAGAACCGGAAGCGCCGGCGACCGGGTCAGCCCACCCCGGCGGCGTCCATCCCGCGCAGCTCCCGCTTGAGCTCCTTGATCTCGTCGCGCAGCCGGGCCGCCAACTCGAACTGCAGGTCCGCGGCGGCCTGGTGCATCTGCTCGCCCAGCTGGTCGATCAGGTCGGCGAGTTCGGCGCGCGGCAACCCGGCGATGTCGGCCGAACGCCCCTCTCCCGCGGTGGCCGACAGCGCCGGGACCGGTGCCCTGCCCTTGTCCCCCTTGCGGTAGCCGGTGCCCAGCAGCTCCTCGGTGTCGACGTCCTCGCGGGCCAGCGAGTCGAGGATGTCGGCGATCTTCTTGCGCAGCGGCTGCGGGTCGATGCCGTTCGCCTCGTTGTAGGCCTGCTGCTTGGCCCGGCGCCGGTTGGTCTCATCGATCGCGTTGCCCATCGCCGCGGTGACCGTGTCGGCGTACATGAACACCTGGCCGGCGACGTTGCGCGCCGCCCGCCCGATCGTCTGGATCAGCGAGGTCTCCGAGCGGAGGAAGCCCTGCTTGTCGGCGTCCAGGATGGCCACCAGCGACACCTCGGGCAGGTCCAGGCCCTCCCGCAGCAGGTTGATGCCGACCAGCACGTCGAACTCGCCGACGCGCAGCTCCCGCAGCAGCTCCACACGGCGCAGCGTGTCGACCTCGCTGTGCAGGTAGCGCACCCGGATGCCGAGCTCGGCGAAGTAGTCGGTCAGGTCCTCGGCCATCTTCTTGGTGAGCGTGGTGACCAGCACCCGCTCGTCGCGCTCGGAGCGCAGCCGGATCTCGTGGACCAGGTCGTCGATCTGGTTCTCGGTGGGCTTGACCACCACCTCCGGGTCGACCAGCCCCGTGGGCCGGATGACCTGCTCGACGACGTCGCCGCCGCTCTGCCGCAGCTCATAGGGGCCGGGCGTGGCCGACAGGTACACCGTCTGGCCGATGCGCTCCAGGAACTCCTCCCACTTCAGCGGGCGGTTGTCCAGCGCCGAGGGCAGCCGGAACCCGTGGTCGACCAGGGTGCGCTTGCGCGACGCGTCGCCCT
This window contains:
- a CDS encoding DUF3060 domain-containing protein is translated as MRMRMRGPAVAAAAALIALAGAGCGLSIDEGGVSYEREDGTGVGVGEDGVTATNEDGGVSLAEDGVDVEFGDTVNITSTGETTVDDCAGRMVNVVSSDATVVLHGSCGAVNVSGSGNRIHLAAADAVTLAGSDITVYHSGEEPRVVDIGKGNEITQGGDAAG
- a CDS encoding VOC family protein produces the protein MALAFQVTFDARDPKRLGAFWAELLGYTDDPPPPGFATWDEALDALGVPEGERDRAWAVSDPHGVGPRIFLQKVPEVKTAKNRVHLDVNVAAGLPRDRRRARVAEEVERAVALGATRVREVDEPTGYAMVMRDPEGNEFCLQ
- a CDS encoding hydroxymethylglutaryl-CoA lyase, whose protein sequence is MAADRVEIVEVGPRDGLQNEDRVLSVAEKIELIDRAVAAGVRRIEAVSFVNPKRVPQMAGAEEVMAGVDRGAGASYIGLVLNHRGLDRALAAGVDEVNVAIPASDGFCRRNQGCTVQEMLAAYDGIARAAAEAGMPVSVTVSTAFGCPFEGETAPERVVEVARRAAASGAVEIALADTIGVGVPRQVSDLVRRVGEVADGARLRCHFHNTRNTGYANALAAVESGVTVLDSSVGGFGGCPFAPNATGNIATEDLVYMLHRSGMETGTGLEALAELGEWLGVRLDKAPPALLGRAGGFPA
- a CDS encoding GNAT family N-acetyltransferase; the protein is MSGYVARVRHDDLSSRSAEFDLLVSSVAQRWHQVDPLLPVPARPRASTYPLLTVSDGAGRPVAAGTMRYSWYQPGEPGRTWGVPDQHWLTPIVGGPDPGGALDSLLTHWRDQLEALPTGTGSESAAMLTWPSRDVCGVLPLQRHGLQPYSVLAARGFRRGVPPSLPPRDVSIRLAGPSDVTAVVSLLMEEHRYEEAFGGVFIQAETAEQTRGVVARALGRAPSWIWLAERGGRAVGLVWASPPERAHWAAPLVSASPAAHIGYGVVAADERGQGIGTALVSQVHQALDSYGIAVTLLNYAMLNPLSGPFWNRMGYRPLWTTWEIRPALALR